The sequence below is a genomic window from Sorangiineae bacterium MSr12523.
GAGGCGGCGTGTTTGCCAACCCGCTGCGCGACATCTGGAGCGCCATCCACTGGGCCCTTTCAGAGGCGGATCAATATGCGGACGGCGTCGTCGATATCATCGTCAATACGCGGGGGAAGCTCGAAGCGCAGGACCGTGATGCCATTCGACAGCGTGAAGGGGCCGTCCTTTCCTTGGGCAGCGACGGCGTTTCCGTGACGTAGAAAGTCAATTCACCCGATGATGGACTGTGGCTCGATTCGTGTCGCTCGATCCCGGGTCGCAGGAATAGGCAGACACTGTCTGCCGAATCTGGGCCGTCACAGTGTCGTTCTCGCTGCCTTGGTCCCACTGCGCGCGCCAAGTGCAAAAAACCGCTCGCGAGGAAGTTCTACGAGGCCGAAGCGCTCGTGCGAAGTGCGTTGCCGTCGGCGTCATTCGGGAAGTTCATGCGAGGTGCCTCGAGCGAAGAGTCGTTGTGAAAGCTTGTGTCAATGCTTCGGGTACGCACATCACGAACGACGATACCACGCAGAGAGGCTACCCTTCGCGCCATGTCCCAGACTCCCCCAACGTCTCTCTCGTTCACGGAGGACCTTGCAGCGGCCCGACGTGCACGTGATGAAGGCGATGCCATCCATGCCGCATTCCATACGGCATGGGCTCTTTCGGTTCGGCCCAACGACCCTGAGGCGCTGGCCATGGCCGAGTCCTTATTCGGCGATGCCGATGATCCCAGGGATCTCGTTCCGCTTGGCCCTGAGACGGCATTTGCCTTGGTGGCGCTTCGCGCCCGTGCGCTGGCCAGGATGGAGGATTACACGCAGGCGATCGAGTCCCTCCTTCAAGTCGTTGCTGCGCGACCGGACATATCCTACGTACCGTGGGCCATCGAGTGGGCACGAAAGCATGGCGAACGGGTCGATCCACGCGCTGGGGCCGAGGCCGTTCGGATGCTTCTCTCGCGTCTGGACGACTATGCCGCCGTCCTGCTTCCGTCGTTGATCGAGTTCGTGGAGGCACTGCGTACCCATCATCGAGAGCACTCCGCGCTCGCGCTCATCCACGTTCGTCTCTTGCGACAGCATGGTGAGATGGATGCGGCGCTGAACGTTGCGCAGTACACCTACACGCACAACCGGACCCCGGAGATGGCCGCCGTTCTCGCCGCGACCCACCGCGCCCGAGGCGAACGCGAACGAGCGATTGCGATGTTGCACGAGTCGCTGACGTTGGACCCCCGGTTCGCAGCCGCTTGGCTCGATTTGGGCGACATGTCGCTGGACACCGGCGACTTTTCTCGCGCGGCGAATGCCTATGAATCGGCACTCGCGATCGACGAGGATATGGGCTGGGCGAAAGCCTCGCTTCTTTACGCGCGGTATCAGCAGACCGGGGAGCGCGAGTATATCCACGAGCTCGAAGATTATGCGCACGCACACGGCGAAAACGAGCGTGCACGCGTTCTCCTGGACGCGAGCACTCCTTATGTCGGCTACGTGCCGGATCCTCAAGAATCGAGCATCCAAGCCATCTTTCAAATCTTGCGCGACATCGAATCTGGCTCGCCATTGCCCGATGCTCCGCACTGGACGTTGCGTGTAAGCGCGCTCGAAGCCCCGAGCGTGCGGCTGGTGCTCGATCAGGTGCTCCGGCTCAAGATCCCTCAGGCCAGTATTGCCTACGAGGTCGACCATGTCCCGCACCCGACCCGAGGCTGCCCCGCGACGAGGTCGAATGGGTGCTTTGGCACTACGATGGAACCGAGGCGCACCCCGGGCTTCCCCCGCCGACTTCCGATCAGGTTGCGCCGGTCGTTGCTTTGGCGTCGAAACGGTTTGCCGCATCGACATGGCGGGACGCCGCCCGCACCATCGCCAAGGACTTCCGCCCCCACGATGCTGCAGTTCTGCTGGCGCCAATGGTTCATCCGCCACTACCGGAAAGTGGTTTGCCGCCGTGGAGGTGGATCCC
It includes:
- a CDS encoding tetratricopeptide repeat protein, giving the protein MSQTPPTSLSFTEDLAAARRARDEGDAIHAAFHTAWALSVRPNDPEALAMAESLFGDADDPRDLVPLGPETAFALVALRARALARMEDYTQAIESLLQVVAARPDISYVPWAIEWARKHGERVDPRAGAEAVRMLLSRLDDYAAVLLPSLIEFVEALRTHHREHSALALIHVRLLRQHGEMDAALNVAQYTYTHNRTPEMAAVLAATHRARGERERAIAMLHESLTLDPRFAAAWLDLGDMSLDTGDFSRAANAYESALAIDEDMGWAKASLLYARYQQTGEREYIHELEDYAHAHGENERARVLLDASTPYVGYVPDPQESSIQAIFQILRDIESGSPLPDAPHWTLRVSALEAPSVRLVLDQVLRLKIPQASIAYEVDHVPHPTRGCPATRSNGCFGTTMEPRRTPGFPRRLPIRLRRSLLWRRNGLPHRHGGTPPAPSPRTSAPTMLQFCWRQWFIRHYRKVVCRRGGGSRACSLRVRTFSLASTMAGRGRGVGVRSFHW